The proteins below are encoded in one region of Methanobacterium aggregans:
- a CDS encoding methanogenesis marker 16 metalloprotein, with the protein MNIRTIEEINKKIESGDATVLTAEEISQLVRDGEEPRAEDVDVVTTGTCGIMSGTAAVLHVPVADPGAFKKAKSVLLNGVPGFPGPCPNEWLGSVDMIVYGTNHSIYNDTYGGGFLFKDLVGGKEIKIEVESIDGEKFESTVTMDDLGAAQMIGTRLAFKNYNSFVNPTTEAVSSIFNAINMGGPFKGFTFSGCGELNPLQNDPSMKTICAGSKVLLNGSEGLVIGKGTRSSAEKPNMMITADMKNMDPHYLGGFKTGAGPEVFDSVAAAIPVLSEGIFKETFIENKDVKLPVTDIRGRHSVLGFTDYADAWEGSDERPVHHADICRNCEVCIVRERCPTGAYTGTLNTRRCFGCGMCAYSCPYGAFTMETGNVHFSLEGKSMEVPVMCRQSDIRRARELVAELTKRIETRKFLLNNCL; encoded by the coding sequence ATGAATATCCGAACTATAGAAGAAATAAACAAGAAAATTGAAAGTGGAGATGCAACTGTCCTAACCGCAGAGGAAATATCACAGCTTGTAAGGGATGGTGAAGAACCTCGTGCCGAGGATGTTGATGTTGTAACCACAGGTACATGCGGAATAATGTCTGGAACAGCTGCAGTACTCCACGTGCCTGTTGCAGATCCTGGAGCATTCAAAAAAGCAAAAAGTGTCCTGCTAAACGGAGTGCCTGGATTTCCAGGACCCTGCCCCAATGAATGGCTTGGATCCGTGGACATGATTGTTTACGGTACCAATCACAGCATATACAATGACACCTATGGTGGAGGATTCCTTTTCAAGGATCTGGTTGGTGGAAAGGAGATAAAAATAGAGGTTGAATCCATAGACGGAGAAAAATTTGAATCAACCGTTACCATGGATGATTTAGGCGCGGCCCAAATGATTGGAACACGCCTTGCCTTTAAAAATTACAACTCATTTGTAAATCCAACAACCGAAGCGGTTTCATCAATATTCAACGCCATAAATATGGGAGGACCCTTTAAAGGGTTCACATTTTCAGGCTGTGGTGAGCTGAACCCCCTCCAAAACGATCCATCCATGAAAACCATCTGTGCAGGTTCCAAAGTACTTTTAAATGGTTCTGAAGGTCTTGTTATTGGTAAGGGAACACGAAGCAGTGCTGAGAAACCCAACATGATGATAACCGCTGATATGAAAAATATGGACCCCCACTACCTTGGAGGGTTCAAAACAGGAGCTGGACCTGAAGTCTTTGACAGTGTTGCAGCTGCAATTCCAGTTCTGAGTGAGGGTATATTCAAGGAAACCTTCATAGAGAATAAGGATGTTAAATTACCTGTTACAGATATAAGGGGCCGTCACAGTGTTCTTGGATTCACTGACTATGCTGATGCATGGGAAGGATCTGATGAAAGGCCAGTGCACCATGCAGACATCTGTAGAAACTGTGAGGTTTGCATAGTGCGTGAGAGATGTCCTACAGGAGCTTACACAGGCACATTGAACACCAGACGCTGCTTTGGCTGTGGAATGTGTGCCTACTCCTGTCCTTACGGTGCATTCACAATGGAGACTGGAAATGTTCATTTCTCCCTTGAGGGAAAATCCATGGAGGTTCCTGTGATGTGCAGGCAGTCAGATATAAGAAGGGCCAGGGAACTGGTGGCAGAACTCACAAAAAGGATAGAAACTAGGAAATTTTTGCTCAACAACTGTTTGTAG
- a CDS encoding zinc ribbon domain-containing protein, which translates to MICENCGAEIRDGEEYCSNCGMELFTPKSNRKPVSKKPLKERYIDGEYQDQEDYEDIYESYRDYDEPTTPRKRNQSRSSYESNYGYEDYEPAASKKSSGMGATVIILLAALIIGFVIGIMVFSGNSQIIPSIKVG; encoded by the coding sequence ATGATCTGTGAAAACTGCGGAGCTGAAATTAGAGATGGTGAAGAGTACTGCTCAAACTGCGGTATGGAACTTTTCACACCCAAAAGCAATAGGAAACCCGTATCTAAAAAACCCCTTAAAGAAAGGTACATCGATGGGGAGTACCAGGATCAGGAAGACTATGAGGATATCTACGAAAGTTACAGGGACTACGATGAACCCACAACCCCTAGGAAAAGGAACCAAAGTAGATCCAGTTACGAATCTAACTATGGATATGAGGATTATGAGCCTGCAGCTTCCAAGAAGTCCAGTGGTATGGGTGCAACTGTTATAATATTACTTGCAGCATTAATAATTGGCTTCGTGATAGGGATAATGGTGTTCTCTGGAAACTCCCAAATCATTCCCAGCATAAAAGTGGGATGA
- a CDS encoding TldD/PmbA family protein: protein MMYEVANKTLDIALKHAENAEIYVEREESVDVDIKNDKVDFAKEVISLGVGVRVIIDGKMGFAHTTNTGSTEELGRTVERAVFNAHSNVADENFSFAAKAKYPSVKGLYDRKIEAFEIEEAVNFAQTMINTVSDQKCQPTSGGFAAGSYKSLLLNSEGADCQDISTGFAGYISVNAEDGEAVSTAHESDSSTHFDVNPETIAQKACQVALDSRGGKSIDTGDLMVILDYDAAAGLLSTFSNALNADNVQRGRSLFADKLGEEVVSSSLSIYDDGTLENGLNSSNIDGEGTPTQKTTLIEKGVLKNFLYDIYTSRKGGVESTGNGMRGSYADIPSVGMSNFIVEFGSINELSEVENGIFVRDVLGAHTANPISGDFSVEAMNAFKVKNGEIAYPVKKAMISGNIFQSLKKASAASKTSKQRGPFVIPQIFIQNMRVVG, encoded by the coding sequence ATGATGTATGAGGTAGCGAATAAAACACTGGATATTGCATTGAAACACGCAGAAAATGCGGAAATCTATGTTGAAAGGGAAGAAAGTGTTGATGTTGATATTAAAAACGATAAAGTGGACTTTGCAAAGGAAGTCATATCCCTTGGAGTTGGAGTTAGGGTGATAATTGACGGTAAAATGGGATTTGCACACACAACCAACACAGGAAGCACTGAAGAACTGGGCAGAACAGTTGAAAGGGCAGTTTTCAATGCACACTCCAATGTGGCAGATGAAAACTTTTCATTCGCAGCAAAAGCCAAGTATCCAAGTGTTAAAGGCCTTTACGACAGGAAGATTGAAGCATTTGAGATTGAAGAGGCTGTGAACTTTGCACAGACCATGATAAACACGGTCTCAGATCAAAAATGCCAGCCAACATCTGGAGGATTTGCTGCAGGCTCATACAAAAGTTTGCTTCTAAATTCAGAGGGTGCAGACTGTCAGGACATTTCAACAGGATTTGCAGGGTACATATCCGTCAATGCAGAGGATGGCGAAGCAGTGTCAACTGCCCATGAATCAGACTCATCAACCCACTTCGATGTAAACCCTGAAACCATCGCCCAAAAAGCATGTCAGGTTGCACTTGACTCCAGAGGAGGTAAATCCATAGATACTGGAGATTTAATGGTGATATTGGATTACGACGCAGCTGCAGGTTTACTTTCAACCTTTTCAAATGCACTGAATGCAGACAATGTTCAGAGGGGAAGATCACTTTTTGCAGATAAACTTGGAGAAGAAGTTGTATCAAGTTCTCTTAGCATATACGATGATGGAACCCTTGAAAATGGTCTCAACTCCTCAAACATTGATGGAGAGGGAACACCAACCCAGAAAACAACCTTGATAGAAAAGGGTGTCCTTAAAAATTTCCTCTACGACATATACACATCCAGAAAGGGTGGTGTTGAAAGCACAGGTAATGGTATGAGGGGATCCTATGCAGACATTCCTTCTGTAGGTATGAGCAACTTCATAGTTGAGTTTGGAAGCATCAACGAACTTTCAGAGGTTGAAAATGGAATATTCGTAAGGGATGTTTTAGGTGCACACACTGCAAACCCAATATCTGGAGATTTCTCAGTTGAAGCAATGAATGCCTTCAAAGTAAAGAATGGTGAAATTGCCTACCCTGTGAAGAAAGCCATGATATCTGGAAACATATTCCAAAGCTTAAAAAAGGCATCTGCAGCTTCTAAAACTTCAAAACAAAGGGGTCCATTTGTTATCCCTCAAATATTCATTCAGAACATGAGGGTTGTTGGTTGA
- a CDS encoding phosphoglycolate phosphatase: MIKAVALDVDGTITDKTRKACISAIRAIRTVEGMGIPVVIVTGNISCFVNAVSILFGTTGGFVAENGGVVEFQGEKHVLGDIGKCQGAYDFLRSNMAWNPPVEKVEYSNQRVSEVALKRNIPVEMVKDALKNFEVEVYDSKFAIHLTDPSVNKGSSLEFLAGKMGIKTGDIMAVGDSENDLDFLKASGVKVAVANAVSELKDIADYVTEKPYGDGVAEAVERFIL, encoded by the coding sequence GTGATTAAAGCTGTAGCTCTGGATGTTGATGGTACCATAACGGATAAAACAAGGAAGGCATGTATAAGTGCAATAAGGGCCATTCGCACAGTTGAGGGTATGGGAATTCCTGTTGTGATAGTCACAGGAAACATATCATGCTTTGTAAATGCAGTATCCATACTCTTCGGCACAACTGGAGGTTTTGTGGCCGAAAACGGAGGGGTGGTTGAGTTTCAGGGAGAAAAACATGTTCTTGGAGACATAGGTAAATGTCAGGGTGCCTATGATTTTTTAAGATCCAACATGGCATGGAACCCTCCAGTTGAGAAGGTTGAATACTCCAACCAGAGGGTGTCTGAAGTTGCATTGAAACGAAACATCCCTGTGGAAATGGTTAAGGATGCACTGAAAAACTTTGAAGTTGAAGTTTACGACTCTAAATTTGCAATACACCTTACAGACCCTTCAGTGAACAAGGGATCATCCCTTGAATTTCTTGCAGGAAAAATGGGAATAAAAACAGGGGATATAATGGCTGTGGGTGATAGTGAGAATGATCTGGACTTTTTAAAAGCTTCAGGTGTTAAGGTTGCCGTTGCAAATGCTGTTTCGGAGCTTAAGGATATTGCTGATTATGTAACTGAGAAACCCTACGGAGATGGGGTTGCAGAAGCTGTTGAGAGGTTTATATTATGA
- the hypD gene encoding hydrogenase formation protein HypD, with amino-acid sequence MKSYQGVLMKNLSREIIKRIENISRPVKIMHVCGSHEHTIMQHGIRSLLPKEVEIVAGPGCPVCCVPAREVDECLYLARQGVTIATFGDMLRVPGATGSLMDAKADGADVRIVYGVNNAVEIAEKIDNEVVFMAAGFETTAPTTASEIVSGPPENLSFLSCHRMIPPALKFLIESGEVNLNALIEPGHVATIIGTEPYNIFSEKYNIPQVVAGFNPLDVLMSVYMILKQFKDGKAEVQNEYKRAVRDEGNVRAQELLEEVFYITSREWRGFPTIPDSVYEIRDEFSQFNTREKFDIEVEETQDVVTGCICGPILRGIARPEECKLFKKECNPMNPVGACMVSKEGTCNIAYRYGSL; translated from the coding sequence ATCAAAAGTTATCAAGGTGTCTTAATGAAGAATTTGTCCAGAGAAATAATAAAACGCATAGAAAACATTTCAAGACCCGTTAAAATAATGCATGTTTGCGGATCACATGAACACACCATAATGCAGCATGGAATAAGGTCCCTACTCCCTAAAGAAGTTGAAATAGTTGCAGGCCCTGGATGTCCAGTCTGCTGTGTCCCTGCAAGGGAAGTTGATGAATGCCTGTACCTTGCAAGGCAGGGCGTTACAATAGCAACCTTCGGTGACATGCTGAGGGTTCCAGGAGCAACAGGTTCACTCATGGATGCAAAGGCAGACGGTGCAGATGTAAGAATAGTTTACGGTGTCAACAACGCAGTTGAAATAGCAGAAAAAATTGACAACGAAGTTGTTTTCATGGCTGCAGGATTTGAAACCACAGCCCCAACAACAGCATCTGAAATTGTTTCTGGACCTCCAGAAAACCTCTCATTCCTGTCCTGTCACAGGATGATACCACCAGCCTTGAAGTTCCTAATAGAATCAGGTGAAGTGAACCTAAACGCACTCATAGAACCTGGGCATGTTGCAACCATCATCGGAACAGAACCCTACAATATATTCTCTGAAAAATACAACATTCCACAGGTTGTTGCAGGTTTTAACCCATTGGATGTTCTAATGTCAGTTTACATGATACTCAAACAGTTCAAGGACGGAAAAGCCGAAGTTCAAAATGAGTACAAACGTGCTGTCCGGGATGAAGGTAACGTGAGGGCTCAAGAACTCCTTGAAGAAGTTTTCTACATCACAAGCAGGGAGTGGAGAGGTTTTCCAACGATACCTGACTCTGTCTACGAGATCAGGGACGAGTTTTCCCAGTTCAATACAAGGGAAAAATTCGATATAGAAGTTGAAGAAACACAGGATGTTGTAACAGGATGTATCTGTGGCCCAATACTCCGTGGAATTGCAAGACCTGAAGAATGCAAACTTTTCAAGAAAGAGTGCAATCCAATGAACCCTGTAGGTGCATGTATGGTGAGTAAAGAGGGAACATGTAACATAGCATACAGATATGGGTCCCTGTAA
- a CDS encoding Mur ligase family protein has product MKVSVIGLGKEGENAVKSLLNYGCQVYASDINENIDLSNFEAIYEKDIAKGLDMDLGRHDFDKINSSDAMVLSPGLWNIKMAEMIRSQKKLLSDVFSQHKSLFTVGVTGTNGKTTTCFMIKEILEKKGLNVLIGGNAGGGFQGYTQLILEAELGNPEQNYDVMVVEVCDMTLDFSKATFDLDVVVVTNIGSDHMDFHVSIENYCEAICRFLKGKKAVLNGYDTSLQNLGDCADKTIFFEEYTGKLNVFGKFNRQNAGAASEVGKILNVTPDEINAALGDFKGVEGRTKLLKVHGSRVLIGKTDNAPATAAVLKETPFDVVMIGTPRKGELCRLDTLKEVSRANPPVVALFPGLEDTVDTALNILKSTGYSGVIEVLENVSEVVDFTLELVKANQSINIFIGGNGQERIIQIQKKLYEQSERP; this is encoded by the coding sequence ATGAAGGTATCAGTTATTGGTCTGGGTAAAGAGGGTGAAAATGCTGTAAAATCCCTTTTAAATTATGGATGTCAGGTTTATGCCTCAGATATAAATGAAAATATTGATCTAAGCAATTTTGAAGCTATTTATGAAAAGGACATTGCTAAAGGTCTTGATATGGATTTAGGCAGGCATGATTTTGATAAGATCAATTCATCGGATGCAATGGTACTGAGTCCCGGACTCTGGAACATTAAAATGGCAGAGATGATCAGATCCCAGAAAAAACTTCTTTCAGATGTTTTCAGCCAACATAAGTCCCTTTTCACAGTGGGTGTTACAGGTACCAACGGTAAAACAACAACCTGCTTCATGATAAAGGAAATACTGGAAAAAAAGGGTTTGAATGTCCTTATTGGAGGTAACGCTGGTGGAGGATTTCAGGGTTACACCCAACTTATACTGGAAGCTGAACTTGGAAACCCAGAGCAAAATTACGATGTCATGGTGGTTGAAGTCTGTGATATGACCCTTGATTTTTCCAAGGCAACCTTCGATCTTGATGTTGTTGTGGTTACCAACATTGGATCAGACCATATGGACTTCCACGTATCCATTGAGAACTACTGCGAAGCAATATGCAGATTTTTAAAGGGTAAAAAAGCTGTTTTAAATGGATATGATACCAGCCTTCAAAATTTAGGTGATTGTGCAGATAAAACTATATTTTTTGAGGAGTACACTGGAAAGTTGAATGTTTTTGGGAAGTTCAACAGACAGAATGCTGGGGCTGCATCAGAGGTTGGAAAGATTTTAAATGTAACACCTGATGAAATCAATGCAGCTCTGGGAGATTTTAAAGGTGTTGAGGGAAGAACCAAACTCCTGAAGGTTCATGGTTCCAGGGTCCTCATAGGAAAAACAGACAATGCCCCCGCAACAGCAGCCGTGCTTAAGGAAACTCCTTTTGATGTGGTTATGATTGGAACTCCAAGGAAGGGAGAATTGTGTAGATTAGATACGTTGAAAGAAGTTTCCAGGGCAAATCCTCCTGTTGTGGCACTGTTTCCAGGGCTTGAGGATACTGTTGATACTGCATTAAACATCCTTAAAAGCACAGGCTATTCAGGAGTGATAGAAGTTCTTGAGAATGTTTCTGAAGTTGTGGATTTTACATTAGAACTTGTAAAGGCAAATCAGAGCATCAACATATTCATCGGAGGAAATGGCCAGGAAAGGATTATACAAATACAGAAAAAGTTGTATGAACAATCTGAAAGGCCATGA
- a CDS encoding nucleotidyltransferase family protein: protein MISAIVTAAGKNRRMIADQKSRGIEVKHKLLLDLHGKPVIIRTIENVLNAGVDEVVVVLGHFSHQIIGVIDDFDDERVKIVENPDVNVELSETLLNGAFNVESGLCLCVAADQPTITTETFKNLIKKASEYFEPENIVSVMARQKTGFLDSAEGLGMPFVCHSDLLKKYLPGREDNLNPILRNMVDDDVVFYGSPALNDLELVNINRWDDYLLVLEKMGR from the coding sequence ATGATTTCAGCCATAGTAACAGCAGCAGGAAAAAACAGGCGCATGATAGCGGATCAAAAATCCAGAGGGATTGAAGTAAAGCACAAACTCCTCCTAGACCTTCATGGAAAGCCAGTTATAATACGGACCATTGAAAACGTTTTGAATGCTGGTGTGGATGAAGTTGTGGTTGTTCTGGGCCATTTCAGCCATCAAATAATTGGAGTTATTGATGATTTTGATGATGAAAGAGTTAAGATTGTTGAAAACCCTGATGTAAATGTTGAACTATCTGAAACACTTTTAAATGGGGCTTTCAATGTTGAATCTGGTTTGTGTCTTTGTGTTGCTGCAGATCAACCCACAATAACAACGGAAACATTTAAAAATCTCATAAAAAAGGCTTCAGAATATTTTGAACCTGAAAATATCGTTTCAGTAATGGCAAGGCAGAAAACTGGTTTCCTTGATAGTGCAGAGGGACTTGGGATGCCCTTTGTATGTCACAGTGATCTTTTGAAGAAGTATCTTCCAGGACGTGAGGATAATCTGAATCCTATCTTAAGGAATATGGTTGATGATGATGTGGTTTTCTACGGTTCTCCTGCCCTGAACGATTTGGAACTGGTTAACATAAACCGTTGGGATGATTATCTCCTTGTTTTGGAAAAAATGGGCAGATGA
- a CDS encoding DUF169 domain-containing protein → MASCDVDGYKELSEKIRDKLGLKKSPVAIKLVLKEEDIPEGIPKIDESIRHCEMVQKAAQGATFYATVDEEKCKGGAAALGLMEAPEKVKTGEMYYSLKRFSSLGSAKRTMDAIPKIDPIMRAIAYAPLETTPFDPDVVVIIANPKQAMLMSQAMVYTLGGRVEADFAGIQSICGDAVAGPYTRKRPNITLGCSGSRSYADINPDEVIVGMNGENVGCFVNALDSL, encoded by the coding sequence ATGGCAAGTTGTGATGTAGACGGATACAAAGAACTTTCGGAGAAAATAAGGGATAAATTAGGGCTAAAAAAATCTCCAGTTGCAATTAAGCTAGTTTTAAAGGAAGAAGATATTCCTGAGGGCATCCCAAAGATAGATGAATCCATTAGGCACTGTGAAATGGTTCAAAAAGCAGCTCAAGGTGCAACTTTTTATGCAACAGTGGATGAAGAGAAGTGTAAAGGTGGAGCTGCAGCATTGGGCCTTATGGAAGCTCCAGAAAAGGTTAAAACAGGTGAAATGTACTACTCACTGAAACGGTTCTCAAGCCTTGGCTCAGCCAAGAGAACAATGGATGCTATACCAAAAATTGACCCGATAATGCGAGCAATAGCATATGCACCACTTGAAACCACACCCTTCGACCCGGATGTTGTTGTGATAATTGCAAACCCAAAACAGGCCATGCTGATGTCCCAGGCAATGGTTTACACCCTAGGGGGTCGTGTTGAGGCGGACTTTGCAGGAATACAGTCAATATGTGGAGATGCAGTTGCAGGCCCTTACACTCGTAAAAGGCCGAATATAACCCTAGGTTGCAGCGGTTCAAGAAGCTATGCTGATATAAACCCGGATGAAGTTATAGTGGGGATGAACGGTGAGAATGTAGGTTGTTTCGTAAATGCATTGGACTCTTTATAA
- a CDS encoding geranylgeranylglyceryl/heptaprenylglyceryl phosphate synthase has translation MNVEDYLKESLKDHKLHLTLLDPEEQSPEKAVEIAKEAVTGGTDAIMLGGSTTNSNELDATAKALKENIDVPVILFPGNISGVSRYADAILFMSLLNSTNPYWITGAQALGAPTIKKMGIETIPMGYLVVEPGGTVGWVGDAKLIPRAKPDLAAAYAIAAEFMGMKLLYLEAGSGAGNHIPAEMIAAVKKSSDIILIVGGGIRSGEEAREVAAAGADIIVTGTVVENSSNIHQKISELVQGIRSA, from the coding sequence ATGAATGTTGAAGATTACCTTAAAGAATCATTGAAAGATCATAAACTGCACCTGACCCTACTGGATCCTGAGGAACAGAGTCCTGAAAAGGCTGTTGAAATAGCCAAAGAAGCGGTTACAGGTGGAACAGATGCCATAATGTTAGGTGGTTCAACAACCAACTCAAATGAGTTGGATGCAACTGCCAAAGCACTTAAAGAAAATATTGATGTTCCTGTTATTTTGTTTCCAGGAAACATAAGCGGCGTAAGCAGGTACGCTGATGCTATTTTATTCATGAGCCTTTTAAACTCAACGAATCCATACTGGATAACAGGGGCTCAGGCACTTGGTGCTCCCACCATTAAGAAAATGGGAATTGAAACTATACCCATGGGATATCTCGTTGTAGAGCCCGGCGGAACAGTTGGATGGGTTGGAGATGCAAAACTCATACCTCGAGCAAAACCAGACCTTGCAGCAGCCTATGCAATAGCAGCAGAGTTCATGGGCATGAAGTTACTGTACCTTGAAGCTGGATCCGGTGCAGGAAATCACATTCCCGCTGAAATGATCGCTGCCGTTAAAAAATCCTCAGACATCATACTCATTGTGGGTGGTGGAATCAGAAGTGGTGAGGAAGCAAGGGAAGTTGCAGCAGCTGGTGCAGATATAATAGTAACAGGAACAGTGGTTGAAAACAGTTCCAACATCCATCAAAAAATATCAGAACTCGTACAAGGCATAAGATCCGCCTGA
- a CDS encoding 50S ribosomal protein L40e, translating to MARFEEAENRIFKIKICLKCNARNPPTAKTCRKCGYKGLRYKAKEPRG from the coding sequence ATGGCTAGATTTGAAGAAGCAGAGAACAGAATCTTCAAGATAAAGATTTGTCTTAAATGTAACGCAAGAAACCCTCCAACCGCAAAAACATGCAGAAAATGTGGTTACAAAGGTTTAAGGTACAAGGCAAAAGAACCAAGAGGCTGA
- a CDS encoding DUF367 family protein, with translation MKVTVYHADECDPRKCTTAKLQRQGKIRVVNNMNMLPRRGLVLDPFSEKAVSPEDREIVEKSGIVGLDCSWNKIQKSSVMFKGKKYHRLLPFLVAANPTNYGKPCKLSTAEAIAATFYIVGLKDNAVEIMSQFKWGPTFLELNHELLEAYSNAKTSMEVVKIQNEFIGG, from the coding sequence ATGAAAGTTACAGTATACCATGCAGACGAGTGCGACCCCAGAAAGTGCACAACAGCTAAACTTCAAAGGCAGGGCAAGATCCGGGTGGTAAATAACATGAACATGCTACCCCGAAGGGGACTTGTTCTGGACCCCTTCTCAGAGAAAGCAGTGTCCCCAGAGGACAGGGAGATCGTTGAGAAAAGCGGTATCGTAGGGCTTGATTGTTCATGGAACAAGATACAGAAATCTTCGGTAATGTTTAAAGGCAAGAAATATCATCGTTTACTCCCATTTCTAGTTGCAGCCAATCCCACCAACTATGGGAAGCCATGCAAACTTTCAACTGCAGAGGCTATAGCAGCAACTTTTTATATAGTGGGACTTAAAGATAATGCTGTTGAAATTATGTCCCAGTTCAAGTGGGGACCTACTTTTCTAGAGCTCAACCATGAGCTTTTAGAGGCATATTCCAATGCTAAAACAAGCATGGAAGTTGTTAAGATTCAAAATGAATTCATAGGAGGCTAA